Below is a genomic region from Longimicrobium sp..
TGAACGGAGGAGCGTGGGAAGATCAACGGAAGGGCGCGATCAGCACGCCTCGTAAGCCGCCACGTGGCCCTGCGACGCGTAGTGGAGAATCTCTTCGTCGCAGGTAAGCAGGATTGCGTTCAGGCGCCGCGCGGCCGCGACGATGAACCGGTCCGCGGGATCGCGGTGCTCCCGTTTGTCGCTTCTGCGCAACCACAGCGGGAGGATGGTGGAATCGATCGACAAGCGCGAATCGACGGGCATCACGCGCACGCCAGGATACCGTCTCTGGTCCTGCACCCAGGTGCGCAGATCACCTGCCACGAGGGCCCTTCCTCGTTCCGCCTTCAGGGCCATCTCCCAGACGGACGCGACGGAGACGAACAAGTGGCGGCGCTCGGCGGCTTCTTCGATCGCCACGAGCGCCGCTTCAGAAACCTGTCCCGTGCCCCCTGACTCGCCGCTGGCCCAGACCCAGATATGGGTGTCCAGAACGAGGCGGTCGGTATCGGTGAGCTCAGAGATCAGCATCAACCTCCCAGTTATCGCCGATGGGCGCCATCAGGTCCTCACGACTCGCCGAGATCACGCCACGCGATCGACCCACGAAGGGGCGCAACCCCTCCCCTCGGATCGGCGCGAGCTTCGCCACCGGACGGTTGCGCTTCGTGATGATGATCTCCTCGCCGGTTTCCTCCACCCGGTCCATCAGCTTCAGGCAGGTGGCTTTGAACTCCCCCGCCTGAACCTGTCGGTGACCATTGATCGGTTTCGATGACATATCTTCTCCTTGGTGACTATTCAATATGGTCACGAACCGTCGGGGGCACAACCGGCAGATCACCGTTCTAGTGCAAGCCCTCAGAGCAGGCTTCAGGCGAGCGACGGAGGAGCGGCGCGCCGGCCGCGGACGTACACGTCAGAGCCGGGGACGGCGGCGATGGGCTTGCGCAGGTTCTTGAAGTTGCCCTCCAGGGTCAGCACGACGGCGTCGCCGGGGAAGGGGATCTCCTGCACCAGACGCTGCACGAGATTGGCCGAGTGGTTGCCGTGCTCCGCTCGCTTCCACGTCCAGTCGGGGACCACGGCGAAGACGTAGAGCGGGTGCTCGGGGAGGATCTTCACCTCCTTGCGCACCAGGAAGGCGCTGGCGACGTCGCGGTGGCGGCGCAGCGCTTCCTCGATCGCGCCCACCGCCTCCTCATCGAGCCCGTGCGGAAGGAACACGTCGCGGGCGGTCAGGCCGCCGGCGCTCCGCTCCTCCTGCGCGGCCGACATCAGGTCCCCGTGCTCCTGCAGGCGGCGCCAGTACGCCTCCGCCTCCTCCACCCGGCCGGCTCGGTGCAGGAAAGCGTGCGATGCGGCGCACCCGCCATGCACCAGCCCGGGGTCCGCCGCCATCGCCGTCTCCAGGTGCCGGAGCCCCTCCTCGTCGTCGCACCCAAGCAGGAGCTGTCCCAGCATGTAGCGGATCTGCGCGTCGGCGGGCTCGGCCTCGGCGAGGTCGCGGAAGAGCGGGACCGCCGCCTCGGCACCGCGCAGGTTGGCGACGGCAAACGCGCGCTCCTTTGCTTCGTCAGGCGTGAGGGACTCCGCCCGCTCTTCCAGCTCGGCCAGCCGCTCGGCGGCCTGACGCATCTCGTGGTGCCGGGCCGTCCACCCGGCCCTCACCTCCTCCAGCCACGCGCGGTCCATGCGCCGCAGGGCGTCCTCCGCGGGGCCGCCCAGGTACGCCTCCGCGGCATTCGGCACCCCCTCCGCGGGCGCGATCAGCGCCGGACCCGGCGCGACGCCCAGCGCGGCGACGCGCTCGCC
It encodes:
- a CDS encoding type II toxin-antitoxin system prevent-host-death family antitoxin, producing MSSKPINGHRQVQAGEFKATCLKLMDRVEETGEEIIITKRNRPVAKLAPIRGEGLRPFVGRSRGVISASREDLMAPIGDNWEVDADL
- a CDS encoding type II toxin-antitoxin system VapC family toxin; translation: MLISELTDTDRLVLDTHIWVWASGESGGTGQVSEAALVAIEEAAERRHLFVSVASVWEMALKAERGRALVAGDLRTWVQDQRRYPGVRVMPVDSRLSIDSTILPLWLRRSDKREHRDPADRFIVAAARRLNAILLTCDEEILHYASQGHVAAYEAC